In one Arachis duranensis cultivar V14167 chromosome 9, aradu.V14167.gnm2.J7QH, whole genome shotgun sequence genomic region, the following are encoded:
- the LOC127741550 gene encoding zinc finger BED domain-containing protein RICESLEEPER 1-like: MSVILKEIDDSVAKIRDAMKYIRSSNSRLTRFKGYITQENIPHKTLVCLDVETRWRSTYLMLVAALKHQKAFELLEMQDKKFVEELNKGRGVPLIQDWDYAKFVLPFLEMFCYATLRIFGSSHITIKLYMKEVFALGRKIQQYHDNDDLSISLMASKMKAQYNKYWGNAKTINMLMLIAVVLDPFHKLDYVEWCLVNSFGAEVGGELKTKLSSCLHSLYNLYQGADEGNQDDTLSQPSASDKAKEIYDTGLYHRSTGRKSNLKSELDRYLNEDCEPDDKPLYILGWWKDNSNWFFV; the protein is encoded by the coding sequence ATGAGTGTTATATTGAAGGAGATTGATGATTCAGTTGCCAAAATTCGAGATGCTATGAAGTATATCAGATCTTCAAATTCAAGATTAACTAGGTTTAAGGGATATATTACACAAGAGAATATTCCACATAAGACTCTTGTTTGCCTAGATGTTGAAACGCGATGGAGATCTACATACTTAATGTTAGTAGCAGCCTTAAAGCATCAAAAGGCATTTGAGCTATTAGAGATGCAAGacaaaaaatttgttgaagaaTTAAACAAGGGAAGAGGGGTACCTTTAATTCAAGATTGGGATTATGCTAAGTTCGTCTTACcgtttttagagatgttttgcTATGCTACACTTCGCATCTTTGGATCCTCTCATATCACTATTAAATTATACATGAAAGAAGTGTTTGCTCTTGGAAGGAAAATTCAACAATATCATGATAATGATGATTTGAGCATAAGTCTTATGGCAAGTAAGATGAAAGCACAATACAACAAGTATTGGGGAAATGCAAAAACTATTAACATGTTGATGTTAATTGCCGTAGTTCTAGATCCCTTCCATAAGTTGGATTATGTTGAGTGGTGCCTAGTTAATTCTTTTGGTGCAGAAGTGGGTGGTGAATTGAAGACAAAGTTGTCTTCTTGTCTTCATTcactttataatttatatcaaggTGCAGATGAAGGAAACCAAGATGATACCCTCTCCCAACCGAGTGCAAGTGATAAAGCCAAAGAAATTTATGATACGGGGTTATATCATCGATCAACCGGTCGCAAATCCAATCTTAAATCTGAGCTTGATCGTTATTTGAATGAAGACTGTGAGCCAGATGATAAGCCTTTGTATATTCTAGGATGGTGGAAGGATAACTCGAATTGGTTTTTCGTCTAA